From a single Planctellipticum variicoloris genomic region:
- a CDS encoding PSD1 and planctomycete cytochrome C domain-containing protein produces the protein MPRLSMLCLMLGMISVAGRAECAEPTAEQLKFFETSVRPLLVEHCQKCHGEKKQWGALRLDSHEALLKGGENGPAIVPGKPEESRLIQAVRHSDDLQMPPDEKLSDRQIATLVDWVRQGAPYPASAAGKADRSRDPNHWAFQPPRDPAVPTTKNTTWAQTGLDHFVLARLELAGLSPAVAADRRTLIRRVTFDLTGLPPTPEEVAAFLADAGEGAYSRLVERLLASPAYGERWGRHWLDVARYADSNGLDENVAHGNAWRYRDYVIDAFNRDLPYDQFVVEQLAGDLLTPTDAADRQQNLIATGFLALGPKVLAEVDETKMQMDIVDEQIDTVGRALLGMTFGCARCHDHKFDPVSTADYYGLAGVFTSTRTMEHFKKVAKWHENPLPSPESEAMQAEYVAQIATKKRALNEATEAAEVAARAGLTADAKPPANLETLFPAETKAKLKQLKDELTQLEKTPPELPSAMGATEAAVADVPIHVRGSHLKLGEVVPRHVPAVMRGPASPAFPSDQSGRMELARWLVDPQHPLTARVMVNRVWRWHFGKGLVRTPDNFGLLGEAPTHPELLDWLAVRFVEGGWSVKSLHRLIVLSATYQQDSRASDATLQADPDNLLYGRRELRRLEAEEVRDAVLAVSGQLDRTPGGPVLKVKNRGYLFDHTSKDLTDYSSVRRSVYLPIIRNNLYDVFQLLDFPDASVPSGDRSTTVIAPQALLMLNSEFVMQAADKFAARLLSDLAIDDSERVRRMYRLAYGRDSSDEELAEARTFQQALEGAMPTDRMDDAARKQAAWSGLCQVVLAANEFVYLR, from the coding sequence ATGCCACGGTTGTCGATGTTGTGTCTGATGCTGGGAATGATCTCTGTCGCGGGACGTGCGGAGTGTGCGGAGCCGACGGCGGAGCAGCTCAAGTTCTTTGAAACGTCCGTGCGACCGTTGCTGGTCGAGCATTGCCAGAAGTGCCACGGCGAAAAGAAGCAGTGGGGGGCGCTGCGGCTCGATTCGCACGAAGCGCTCCTCAAGGGGGGCGAGAACGGCCCCGCAATCGTGCCGGGCAAGCCGGAGGAGAGTCGTTTGATCCAGGCCGTGCGGCATTCCGACGACCTGCAGATGCCGCCTGACGAAAAGCTGTCGGACCGGCAGATTGCGACCCTGGTCGACTGGGTTCGGCAGGGAGCGCCATACCCCGCCAGCGCCGCGGGAAAGGCGGATCGGAGTCGCGATCCGAATCACTGGGCATTCCAGCCGCCGCGCGATCCGGCTGTTCCGACGACGAAGAATACGACGTGGGCGCAGACGGGGCTGGATCATTTCGTGTTGGCGCGGCTGGAGTTGGCCGGGTTGTCGCCTGCCGTTGCCGCGGACCGGCGGACCTTGATTCGCCGGGTCACATTCGACCTGACCGGTTTGCCACCGACTCCCGAAGAAGTCGCAGCGTTTCTGGCCGATGCGGGGGAGGGGGCTTACTCGCGGCTCGTGGAGCGATTGCTGGCATCGCCGGCGTATGGAGAGCGCTGGGGGCGGCACTGGCTGGACGTGGCCCGCTATGCGGACTCGAACGGGCTGGATGAGAATGTGGCGCACGGGAACGCGTGGCGTTACCGCGACTATGTGATCGACGCTTTCAACCGGGATCTGCCGTATGACCAGTTCGTGGTCGAGCAGCTTGCGGGGGATCTGCTGACACCGACCGACGCGGCGGACCGTCAGCAGAACCTGATTGCGACCGGATTCCTGGCGCTGGGGCCGAAGGTGCTGGCTGAGGTCGACGAGACCAAGATGCAGATGGACATCGTCGACGAGCAGATCGACACGGTGGGCCGGGCACTCCTGGGAATGACGTTCGGCTGCGCCCGGTGTCACGATCACAAGTTCGATCCGGTTTCGACTGCGGACTACTACGGTCTGGCGGGAGTGTTTACGAGCACCCGCACGATGGAGCATTTCAAAAAGGTTGCGAAGTGGCACGAAAACCCCCTGCCGTCTCCCGAGAGCGAGGCGATGCAGGCCGAGTATGTCGCGCAGATTGCGACGAAAAAGAGGGCATTGAACGAGGCCACCGAGGCCGCGGAGGTGGCCGCTCGGGCTGGTCTGACGGCAGACGCAAAGCCGCCTGCAAATCTCGAAACGCTGTTCCCGGCGGAGACGAAGGCGAAACTGAAACAGCTCAAGGATGAACTGACGCAGCTCGAGAAGACGCCGCCAGAATTGCCGTCAGCGATGGGGGCGACGGAGGCCGCGGTGGCCGACGTGCCGATCCACGTGCGGGGGAGTCACCTGAAGCTGGGCGAGGTGGTGCCGCGGCACGTGCCGGCGGTGATGCGGGGACCTGCCAGCCCGGCGTTTCCGTCGGACCAAAGCGGGCGGATGGAGCTCGCCAGATGGCTGGTCGATCCGCAGCACCCGCTGACGGCGCGGGTGATGGTGAACCGCGTCTGGCGGTGGCACTTCGGGAAGGGGCTGGTCCGGACGCCCGACAACTTTGGGCTGCTTGGGGAAGCACCGACACATCCGGAGCTGCTGGACTGGCTGGCGGTGCGATTTGTCGAGGGAGGCTGGTCGGTCAAGTCGCTGCACCGACTGATCGTGCTGTCGGCAACGTATCAGCAGGACAGCCGTGCGTCCGACGCGACGCTGCAGGCCGATCCGGACAATCTGCTTTACGGGCGGAGAGAGCTCCGCCGGCTGGAGGCGGAAGAGGTCCGCGATGCGGTGCTGGCGGTGAGCGGGCAGCTCGATCGGACGCCGGGAGGTCCGGTGCTGAAGGTGAAGAACCGGGGTTACCTGTTCGATCACACGTCGAAGGACCTGACGGATTATTCGAGCGTGCGACGGAGCGTGTATCTGCCGATCATCCGGAACAATCTGTACGACGTGTTTCAATTGCTGGATTTCCCCGATGCGTCCGTGCCGAGCGGGGACCGCTCGACGACGGTGATTGCGCCGCAGGCGCTGCTGATGCTCAACAGCGAATTTGTCATGCAGGCCGCGGACAAGTTTGCCGCGCGGCTGCTGTCAGACTTAGCGATCGACGACTCCGAGCGAGTGCGGCGGATGTACCGGCTGGCGTATGGACGGGACTCGTCGGATGAAGAACTGGCCGAGGCACGGACTTTCCAGCAGGCGCTGGAAGGGGCGATGCCGACCGATCGCATGGATGACGCTGCCCGCAAGCAGGCTGCCTGGAGTGGACTGTGCCAGGTGGTGCTGGCCGCCAACGAATTTGTTTACCTGCGTTGA
- a CDS encoding DUF1501 domain-containing protein — protein sequence MFSAPFSRRHLLQRSAVGFGSLALASLLAEQSSAKAAVADPLAAKQPHFPARAKRVIFLFMKGGPSHLDTFDPKPLLDRDDGKPLPFAKPRVQFAPTGNLLKSPWKFQQYGESGIPVSELFPHVAGCVDDLCMVHSVHGTNPAHGGALLKLHTGSDNFVRPSMGSWVTYGLGTDNANLPAFITICPTLAHGGISNWSSAFLPALYQGTPLGNASVPSDQAAVRYISNPRLPREVQRLQLDRLSAMNRAHLAEGTPDSALEARINSFELAFRMQAEMPLVEDLSQESVATQALYGMDDPVTANFGRMCLKARRFAEAGVRFIQVTHSDSNVQWDQHSNLKAGHEKNAREVDKPIAGLLQDLKARGLLEDTLVWWGGEFGRTPTVEGSNGRDHNPEGFTMWLAGGGVKPGLRYGATDEYGFYAQQDKVHIHDMHATILHLLGLDHERLTYRYAGRDFRLTDVEGNVVDGLFA from the coding sequence ATGTTTTCTGCTCCCTTTTCCCGCCGTCACTTGTTGCAGCGCAGCGCCGTGGGATTTGGTTCGCTGGCGCTGGCGTCGCTGCTGGCCGAGCAGTCGTCGGCGAAGGCTGCCGTGGCCGACCCGCTGGCGGCGAAGCAGCCGCACTTTCCCGCCCGCGCCAAGCGGGTGATCTTCCTGTTCATGAAGGGGGGGCCGTCGCACCTCGATACGTTCGACCCGAAGCCGCTGCTGGATCGTGACGACGGGAAGCCGCTGCCTTTCGCCAAGCCGCGGGTGCAGTTCGCTCCGACCGGGAACCTGCTGAAGTCCCCCTGGAAGTTCCAGCAGTACGGCGAGAGCGGAATCCCGGTCAGCGAACTGTTTCCGCACGTGGCCGGATGTGTCGACGACCTCTGCATGGTGCATTCGGTTCACGGGACGAATCCGGCACACGGCGGGGCGCTGCTGAAGCTGCACACGGGGAGCGATAACTTTGTCCGGCCGAGCATGGGCTCGTGGGTGACTTACGGACTGGGGACGGACAACGCGAATCTCCCGGCGTTCATTACGATCTGCCCGACGCTGGCGCATGGCGGGATCAGCAACTGGAGCTCGGCGTTTCTTCCGGCGCTCTATCAGGGGACTCCGCTGGGGAACGCCAGTGTGCCGTCGGACCAGGCGGCGGTGCGGTACATCAGCAATCCCCGGCTGCCGCGCGAGGTGCAGCGGCTGCAACTCGACCGGCTGAGTGCGATGAACCGCGCCCATCTGGCGGAGGGGACTCCGGATTCCGCATTGGAAGCCAGGATCAACTCGTTCGAGCTGGCGTTTCGGATGCAGGCGGAGATGCCGCTGGTGGAAGACCTGTCGCAGGAATCCGTCGCGACGCAGGCCCTTTACGGCATGGATGATCCAGTGACGGCGAACTTCGGCCGGATGTGTCTGAAGGCCCGTCGGTTCGCGGAGGCGGGGGTGCGGTTTATCCAGGTGACGCACAGCGACAGCAACGTGCAGTGGGACCAGCACAGCAATCTGAAGGCCGGCCACGAAAAGAACGCCCGGGAGGTCGACAAGCCGATCGCCGGTTTACTGCAGGATCTGAAGGCCCGCGGGCTGCTGGAAGATACGCTGGTCTGGTGGGGGGGCGAATTCGGTCGGACGCCGACGGTCGAAGGCTCGAACGGCCGGGATCACAACCCCGAAGGCTTCACGATGTGGCTGGCGGGGGGGGGCGTGAAGCCGGGCCTGCGTTACGGAGCCACGGACGAGTACGGCTTCTATGCTCAGCAGGACAAGGTGCATATTCACGACATGCACGCGACGATTCTGCACCTGCTGGGACTCGACCACGAGCGTCTGACCTACCGGTACGCCGGCCGGGATTTCCGGCTGACGGACGTCGAGGGGAACGTCGTGGATGGGTTGTTTGCCTGA
- a CDS encoding N,N-dimethylformamidase beta subunit family domain-containing protein, protein MLAFVLVVSCGMAGAAERRPDLIRAENAKPGSTDWQLTRVKLDSPTGCRSSVIEGYCSKQSVGAGESIDILVSTNPPSPFRIEIFRTGYYGGRGARLMTTLGPFEGTAQPTPAPGEKNLHECRWKATTSLKIPADWVSGVYLGRLTTIPKDDQTPYWQSYVVFLVTDDRPADVLLQVSDNTWHAYNPWPSNYSIYTHPKGNQGPWADVSFDRPYGRYAQYNSVVNDPLSVGAGEWLSFEFPLAYFLEQHGYDVTYCSNSDMVSPERGLRCKSFLSVGHDEYWDLRQYESAVKMRDAGVNLIFLSGNSVCWVTPFRESWDGRPNRIIFRGGPYGGDYKYAVGREKDHGPFPHRGPDEGFLMGARNIEPVNGGGDWTAVKPEHWIFKNTGMKQGDRIPGLIGWEYHGDPPAIPGLEIVGGGTAFQGGVNPQQWQATIYPGPKGNFVFQGSTIFWAQGLSHPPGHTLPWSHWSRPHGPDERVQQMTHNLLRRAIGDAKSK, encoded by the coding sequence ATGCTGGCGTTTGTTCTGGTGGTGTCGTGCGGGATGGCCGGGGCTGCGGAGCGGCGGCCAGATCTGATTCGAGCGGAGAATGCGAAGCCGGGGTCGACGGACTGGCAGCTCACGCGGGTGAAACTCGACAGTCCGACCGGTTGCCGGTCCTCGGTGATCGAGGGGTATTGCTCGAAGCAGAGCGTCGGAGCGGGCGAATCGATCGACATCCTGGTGTCGACGAATCCCCCGTCGCCGTTCCGGATCGAGATCTTTCGGACGGGATACTACGGCGGACGCGGGGCCCGGCTGATGACGACGCTGGGACCGTTCGAGGGGACGGCGCAGCCGACGCCGGCGCCTGGTGAGAAGAATCTGCACGAGTGCCGCTGGAAGGCCACGACCTCCCTGAAAATCCCCGCCGACTGGGTGAGCGGTGTTTACCTCGGTCGCCTGACGACGATTCCGAAGGATGATCAGACGCCGTACTGGCAGAGCTACGTCGTGTTCCTGGTGACCGACGACCGGCCGGCGGACGTGCTGCTGCAGGTTTCGGACAACACGTGGCATGCCTACAACCCGTGGCCGTCGAACTACTCGATCTATACGCATCCGAAAGGCAACCAGGGACCGTGGGCCGACGTCAGCTTCGACCGGCCGTACGGGCGCTACGCCCAGTACAACAGCGTGGTGAACGATCCGCTGTCGGTGGGGGCGGGCGAGTGGCTGTCGTTCGAGTTTCCGCTGGCGTACTTTCTGGAACAGCACGGCTACGACGTGACGTACTGCTCGAACAGCGACATGGTGAGCCCCGAGCGGGGCCTCCGCTGCAAGTCGTTCTTGAGCGTCGGGCATGACGAGTACTGGGATCTCCGTCAGTACGAAAGCGCCGTGAAGATGCGCGATGCCGGGGTGAACCTGATCTTCCTGTCGGGAAATTCGGTCTGCTGGGTGACGCCGTTTCGCGAGAGCTGGGACGGGCGGCCGAACCGGATCATCTTCCGCGGCGGTCCGTATGGGGGCGATTACAAGTATGCGGTCGGGCGCGAGAAGGATCACGGGCCGTTCCCGCATCGCGGTCCGGACGAGGGCTTTCTGATGGGCGCCCGGAACATCGAGCCGGTCAACGGCGGAGGGGACTGGACGGCCGTGAAACCCGAGCACTGGATCTTCAAGAACACGGGGATGAAGCAGGGGGATCGCATTCCGGGACTGATCGGCTGGGAGTATCACGGCGATCCTCCGGCGATTCCGGGGCTGGAAATCGTCGGCGGCGGGACCGCGTTCCAGGGGGGCGTCAATCCGCAGCAGTGGCAGGCGACGATCTATCCGGGGCCGAAGGGGAACTTCGTGTTTCAGGGCTCAACGATCTTCTGGGCGCAGGGGCTGAGCCATCCGCCGGGGCACACGCTGCCGTGGTCGCACTGGTCGCGTCCGCACGGTCCGGATGAGCGGGTGCAGCAGATGACGCACAATTTGCTGCGAAGGGCCATTGGGGACGCGAAGAGCAAGTAG
- a CDS encoding PSD1 and planctomycete cytochrome C domain-containing protein — protein MFRFTPLLALCVLVVPASAAEPGSRPLSFEADIRPLLKAQCWHCHGEEEKPEGGLDLRLVRFLQKGGESGTAIAAGKHAESLVYQRVASDEMPPGEKKLTPREKELLARWIDEGAKTARPEPESLAAGDIFTDDDRSHWSFQPIRRPGVPTTEHAEQARSPIDAFLLERLGRDRLTLSAEADRATQIRRLSFDLLGLPPSPEAVAAFVADMSPDAYERLVDQMLDSPAYGERWARHWLDVAGYADSDGYSEKDLERKWAWKYRDYVIRAFNEDKSWNEFLVEQLAGDELLTQPFANLTPDQADKLIATGFLRMGPDGTGDGSVDQNVARNEVLAETIKIVSTSLLGMTVGCAQCHAHRYDPITQADYYRVRAIFEPAYDWKQWRAPNARLVSQWSDETRQKVTEAEKELAEVQKQRNEELDKIVAETFEQELAKLPEEIQPKAREVRATAEKDRTDEHKQLIKEYPFLNVNRGTVYLYLKDRLTGFNKKWDATTEETKKKRPADDFIQCLTEVPGQIPATKLFSRGDFNQPREDVLPGELAVLNAVNASLPVDDPALPTSGRRLAYAKTLTSGEHPLVARVLVNRIWLNHFGRGLVATPGDFGMLGEKPSHPELLDWLASEFMQSGWQLKKLQRLIVTSQAYRQSSQRTSELDAIDPENRLLGRMSVRRLEAETVRDTLLALAGRLSDKMTGTPVVVMPDDVGQIVVGVDTRDSAGRPSGKVIPLGEDEYRRSIYVQARRSMPLGMLEPFDVPVMAPNCEQRASSTVAPQSLLMMNSEFVVDQTTAMAVRLRSEVGDDPAALFTRAWTLTLGRMPTEAEQAGGTAFLTEQIQHFTAHPPAAKPKATPPEPLTLALSTLCQALVSSNGAMYVD, from the coding sequence ATGTTTCGATTCACGCCCCTGCTGGCGCTGTGTGTGCTGGTTGTTCCTGCCTCGGCCGCCGAGCCGGGTTCCCGTCCGCTCTCGTTTGAAGCGGATATCCGGCCGCTGCTGAAGGCGCAATGCTGGCATTGCCACGGCGAGGAAGAGAAGCCCGAAGGGGGGCTGGATCTGCGGCTGGTGCGGTTCCTGCAGAAGGGGGGGGAGTCGGGGACGGCCATCGCGGCGGGCAAGCACGCCGAGAGCCTGGTTTATCAGCGGGTCGCGAGCGACGAGATGCCTCCCGGCGAGAAGAAGCTTACTCCGCGGGAGAAGGAGCTGCTGGCGCGCTGGATCGATGAAGGGGCGAAGACGGCCCGTCCGGAGCCGGAGTCGCTGGCGGCGGGAGATATCTTCACGGACGACGACCGGTCGCACTGGTCGTTTCAGCCGATCCGTCGGCCGGGCGTTCCGACCACAGAACATGCGGAGCAGGCGAGGTCGCCGATCGACGCGTTTCTGCTCGAACGGCTGGGGCGGGATCGGCTGACGCTTTCCGCCGAGGCGGACCGGGCGACGCAGATCCGGAGGCTGTCGTTCGATCTGCTGGGATTGCCGCCGAGCCCGGAGGCTGTTGCCGCGTTCGTTGCGGACATGTCTCCCGATGCCTACGAGCGGCTGGTCGATCAGATGCTCGATTCCCCGGCTTACGGTGAGCGGTGGGCGCGGCACTGGCTGGATGTCGCGGGCTATGCGGACAGTGACGGGTACAGCGAAAAGGACCTGGAACGGAAGTGGGCCTGGAAGTACCGGGACTATGTGATCCGGGCGTTCAACGAGGACAAATCGTGGAATGAGTTCCTCGTCGAACAGCTTGCCGGGGACGAACTGCTGACGCAGCCGTTTGCAAATCTGACTCCCGACCAAGCGGACAAGCTGATTGCGACGGGGTTTCTGCGGATGGGGCCGGACGGGACCGGGGACGGATCGGTTGACCAGAATGTTGCCCGGAACGAGGTGCTGGCGGAGACGATCAAGATTGTCTCGACGTCGCTGCTGGGGATGACGGTGGGGTGCGCCCAGTGTCACGCTCACCGGTACGATCCGATCACGCAGGCTGATTACTACCGTGTGCGGGCGATCTTTGAGCCGGCGTACGACTGGAAGCAGTGGCGGGCGCCGAACGCCCGGCTGGTGTCGCAGTGGTCGGACGAGACTCGGCAGAAGGTGACTGAGGCAGAGAAGGAACTGGCCGAAGTCCAGAAGCAGCGGAACGAAGAGCTCGACAAGATCGTCGCCGAGACGTTCGAGCAGGAGCTGGCGAAGCTGCCCGAGGAGATTCAGCCCAAAGCCCGCGAGGTTCGAGCAACCGCCGAGAAAGACCGGACCGACGAGCACAAGCAGCTCATCAAGGAGTATCCGTTCCTCAACGTGAATCGCGGCACGGTGTACCTTTATCTGAAGGACCGGCTGACCGGGTTCAACAAGAAGTGGGACGCCACGACGGAAGAGACAAAGAAGAAGCGGCCGGCGGATGACTTTATCCAGTGCCTGACGGAAGTGCCGGGGCAGATCCCGGCGACGAAGCTGTTTTCCCGGGGCGACTTCAATCAGCCGCGCGAGGATGTGCTGCCGGGGGAGCTGGCGGTGCTGAATGCGGTGAATGCGTCGTTGCCCGTGGATGATCCTGCGCTGCCGACCAGCGGGCGCCGGCTGGCGTATGCAAAAACGCTGACCAGCGGCGAACATCCGCTGGTGGCCCGCGTGCTGGTGAACCGGATCTGGCTGAATCATTTCGGGCGGGGGCTGGTGGCGACGCCGGGGGACTTCGGCATGCTGGGGGAGAAGCCTTCGCATCCGGAGCTGCTGGACTGGCTGGCTTCGGAGTTCATGCAGTCGGGGTGGCAGCTCAAGAAGCTGCAGCGGCTGATTGTGACGTCGCAGGCCTACCGGCAGTCGTCGCAACGGACCAGCGAACTCGACGCGATCGATCCGGAAAACCGGCTGCTGGGGCGGATGTCGGTCCGCCGGCTGGAAGCGGAAACGGTCCGCGACACGCTGCTGGCTCTGGCGGGACGGCTGTCGGACAAGATGACGGGTACGCCGGTGGTGGTCATGCCCGACGACGTCGGCCAGATCGTGGTGGGGGTGGACACTCGCGACTCGGCGGGCCGGCCGAGCGGCAAGGTGATCCCCTTGGGCGAGGACGAGTACCGCAGGAGCATTTACGTGCAGGCCCGACGGTCGATGCCGCTGGGGATGCTGGAGCCGTTCGACGTGCCGGTGATGGCCCCAAATTGCGAACAGCGGGCGTCGTCGACGGTGGCCCCGCAGTCGCTGCTGATGATGAACAGCGAGTTCGTCGTGGACCAGACGACAGCGATGGCGGTGCGGCTGCGAAGCGAGGTGGGGGACGATCCGGCGGCCCTGTTTACGCGAGCGTGGACGCTGACGCTGGGCCGGATGCCGACTGAGGCCGAACAAGCAGGCGGGACGGCGTTCCTGACCGAGCAGATTCAGCATTTCACCGCGCATCCTCCCGCAGCGAAGCCAAAAGCGACGCCGCCGGAGCCGCTGACGCTGGCGCTGAGCACGCTGTGTCAGGCGTTGGTGAGTTCGAATGGTGCAATGTACGTGGACTAG
- a CDS encoding four helix bundle protein, protein MAKPVSYRDLDVWQKSMELVELVYEICRQLPSNEKYGLISQMQRAAVSVPSNIAEGFGLGAGGYRRHVLIARGSLMELEVQLELAVRLKLIDRKPVADTWPIAQNVGQMLTKLALSLKES, encoded by the coding sequence ATGGCGAAACCAGTCAGTTACCGAGATCTGGACGTCTGGCAGAAGTCGATGGAACTCGTTGAGCTGGTCTACGAGATCTGTCGGCAGTTACCGTCAAACGAGAAGTATGGGTTGATCTCTCAGATGCAGCGAGCAGCGGTTTCCGTGCCATCCAACATCGCCGAAGGATTTGGCCTCGGAGCCGGCGGATATCGCAGGCATGTCCTGATCGCGCGAGGATCTTTGATGGAACTGGAAGTCCAGCTTGAGCTGGCAGTGCGTTTAAAACTGATTGACAGAAAACCTGTCGCCGACACGTGGCCCATTGCTCAGAATGTGGGGCAGATGCTGACGAAGCTTGCCCTGTCGTTGAAAGAATCATAG
- a CDS encoding DUF1501 domain-containing protein yields the protein MNHSRRHFLSQQAFGLSGVALAYLLKQDGVSAAPAKPTLERPTYDLLPKRPKQEPQARAMISMFMQGGPSHIDLFDPKPELQKRHLQSFTGDIKYDNAAEASAKLFASPWKFARHGECGMDLSELLPGLAGVADDICLIRSMHTGVNNHGQSINALNTGRVTPGRPALGSWMTYGLGSESQNLPAFVVLTDPTGLPVLGVENWQNGWLPSLYQGTVVRPQEPRILNLDPPAHLKGPAQDRFLSYLGQINREHLDRHAGELDLAARIQSYELAARMQVAAKEALDLTQESEAVHKLYGLDDPLTRDYGSRCLIARRLVERGVRFVQIHTGNQTWDHHGNIEKGLPAVCKKVDRPGAALVADLKARGMLDTTLVHWGGEMGRLPVIQNEKNIGRDHNTYGFSMWLAGGGIKRGCVYGATDEFGHKAVENVVNHYDYHATLLHLFGLGPEQLTFERPTGVGSLIDGQQTRVVWDILERGQPA from the coding sequence ATGAACCATTCCCGCCGCCACTTCCTCTCCCAGCAGGCCTTCGGTCTGTCCGGCGTTGCTCTGGCCTATCTCCTCAAGCAGGACGGCGTTTCCGCCGCGCCGGCCAAACCGACGCTGGAGCGGCCGACGTACGATCTGCTTCCCAAGCGGCCTAAGCAGGAGCCGCAGGCGCGCGCGATGATTTCGATGTTCATGCAGGGGGGGCCGAGCCATATCGACCTGTTCGACCCCAAGCCCGAACTGCAGAAGCGGCATCTGCAGAGCTTTACCGGGGACATCAAGTACGACAACGCGGCCGAGGCGAGCGCCAAGCTGTTCGCCAGCCCGTGGAAGTTCGCCAGGCACGGCGAATGCGGCATGGACCTGAGCGAGCTGCTGCCGGGGCTGGCGGGGGTGGCGGATGACATCTGCCTGATCCGGTCGATGCACACCGGGGTTAACAACCACGGCCAGTCGATCAATGCGCTGAATACCGGGCGGGTGACGCCTGGGCGGCCGGCGCTCGGGTCGTGGATGACTTACGGGCTGGGTTCGGAGAGCCAGAATCTGCCGGCGTTTGTCGTCCTCACCGATCCGACCGGGCTGCCGGTGCTGGGGGTCGAGAACTGGCAAAACGGCTGGCTGCCGTCGCTGTATCAGGGGACGGTCGTCCGGCCGCAGGAACCGCGGATTCTGAACCTCGATCCGCCGGCCCACCTCAAGGGACCGGCGCAGGACCGATTCCTGTCGTATCTGGGTCAGATCAACCGGGAGCACCTCGACCGTCACGCGGGAGAACTCGATCTGGCGGCGCGCATTCAGAGCTACGAGCTGGCGGCCCGGATGCAGGTGGCGGCGAAGGAAGCCCTCGATCTGACGCAGGAGAGCGAAGCGGTCCACAAGCTGTACGGGCTCGACGATCCGCTGACGCGCGACTACGGTTCGCGGTGCCTGATCGCCCGGAGGCTGGTGGAGCGGGGAGTCCGCTTCGTGCAGATCCATACCGGCAATCAGACCTGGGATCATCACGGCAACATCGAAAAGGGGTTGCCGGCGGTCTGCAAGAAAGTCGATCGGCCCGGTGCGGCGCTGGTGGCGGACCTGAAGGCCCGCGGCATGCTGGATACGACGCTGGTCCACTGGGGAGGCGAGATGGGGCGGCTGCCGGTGATTCAGAACGAGAAGAACATCGGCCGGGACCACAACACGTACGGTTTCAGCATGTGGCTGGCGGGGGGCGGGATCAAGCGGGGCTGCGTCTACGGCGCGACGGACGAATTCGGTCACAAGGCGGTCGAGAACGTCGTCAATCATTACGACTATCACGCGACGCTGCTGCACCTGTTCGGGCTGGGGCCGGAGCAGTTGACGTTCGAGCGACCGACGGGCGTCGGCAGCCTGATCGACGGCCAGCAGACGCGGGTAGTGTGGGACATCCTGGAGCGGGGTCAGCCGGCTTGA
- a CDS encoding MarR family winged helix-turn-helix transcriptional regulator, whose protein sequence is MTDAPASAARPRSRRRFDSLEQEAYLHLWRAYDRLKGIEDELFSAHGLSAQQYNALRLLRSVHPGTMPVLVMGSRLISRAPDMTRMLDRLEKRDWVHRERRAENRRVVEVGITPAGIALLDQLADSVRDCHQRQLGHLSPEELQRLVELLNKARAPHEDLEGPWKP, encoded by the coding sequence ATGACAGACGCCCCCGCTTCCGCCGCCCGTCCCCGTTCCCGCCGCCGGTTCGATTCCCTCGAACAGGAAGCCTACCTCCATCTCTGGCGGGCCTACGACCGCCTCAAGGGGATTGAGGATGAACTCTTCTCCGCGCACGGACTATCCGCCCAGCAGTACAACGCGCTCCGCCTGCTCCGCAGCGTCCATCCCGGCACGATGCCGGTGCTCGTGATGGGCTCCCGGCTGATCTCCCGCGCTCCAGACATGACCCGCATGCTCGATCGCCTGGAAAAACGGGACTGGGTCCATCGCGAACGCCGGGCGGAAAACCGCCGCGTCGTCGAAGTCGGCATCACCCCCGCGGGAATCGCCCTGCTGGACCAGCTCGCCGATTCCGTGCGGGACTGCCATCAGCGCCAGCTCGGACACCTGAGCCCCGAAGAACTGCAGCGGCTGGTCGAACTCCTCAACAAGGCTCGCGCCCCGCACGAGGATCTCGAAGGCCCCTGGAAGCCATAA